From a single Ooceraea biroi isolate clonal line C1 chromosome 12, Obir_v5.4, whole genome shotgun sequence genomic region:
- the LOC105280688 gene encoding mitochondrial ornithine transporter 1 isoform X2, which translates to MQTFPSMYKGMVNCFLRTLRADGIARGLYAGTIPAVVANVAENSVLFAAYGGCQKGIAHLYGVQSVKDLSFFGNACAGFLAAFFSSLTLCPTELIKCKLQAMREVEQTQTAAGKSTRPRVGPWHLTRQILREQGVRGLFTGLSSTIAREMPGYFFFFGGYEATRELLAAKGQSRDDIGWQKTMVAGAVGGAMLWVVIFPADVVKSRIQVQNLKMPALTVFKDIARQEGISALYNGLTPTLIRTIPATATLFLTVEYTKKFMYNYF; encoded by the exons ATGCAAACATTTCCATCTATGTATAAAGGCATGGTGAATTGTTTTCTGCGTACATTAAGGGCGGATGGTATCGCGAGAGGTCTATATGCTGGAACGATCCCAGCAGTAGTTGCCAACGTCGCTGAGAACTCTGTACTGTTTGCAGCATATGGTGGATGCCAAAAAGGGATCGCGCATTTATATG GTGTACAGAGTGTAAAGGATCTAAGCTTTTTTGGCAACGCCTGTGCCGGCTTCCTTGCCGCGTTCTTTTCCTCACTAACGCTGTGTCCAACTGAGCTGATAAAATGCAAGCTGCAGGCGATGCGCGAGGTCGAGCAGACGCAAACGGCCGCGGGCAAATCCACG AGACCTCGCGTAGGACCGTGGCATTTGACGAGGCAGATACTTAGGGAGCAAGGTGTAAGAGGCCTGTTTACAGGTCTCTCGTCGACGATAGCTCGCGAGATGCCGggttactttttctttttcggtgGCTATGAAGCCACGAGGGAACTACTGGCCGCGAAAGGTCAGAGCAGAGACGACATCGGCTGGCAGAAGACGATGGTGGCTGGTGCGGTCGGCGGTGCGATGCTCTGGGTAGTGATATTTCCCGCTGACGTAGTTAAGAGCAGGATACAG GTGCAGAACTTGAAGATGCCCGCTTTGACGGTTTTCAAAGATATTGCGAGGCAAGAAGGAATCAGCGCGCTGTACAACGGATTAACGCCGACCTTAATAAGAACGATACCAGCGACCGCAACACTGTTCCTCACTGTCGAGTACACGAAGAAatttatgtacaattatttctGA
- the LOC105280687 gene encoding FAST kinase domain-containing protein 5, mitochondrial: MNVFAQRLSHLRCTYSTLLRLSDKSGYLRHTFAPTKRKFGILTRLRVQHVVCTCSTPCRRFVMPIPNRRVDERNERRGLMENVKENDYAHNLFLNSTNYAKSTLQQSLTYAYVTNEEALKILKIKWDEQLMTSEEMLSMVKRLSYNIRCSNERIDSSMYENFFNMLCKQCKNLSNDSLKILMRHVVPFYNQFFNCSFYQNLCQQLDKECVARFAHSEIKININEMLLLCDIIYQIMPKSDSSYMWNAMRKLGNKPGKLDHNQLVQVLFFLNVCRKPPINMYELEYRLEQCLDELSINEMGVALLGFFKTGTRIRSTSLLRRIIKKTIATVESIDSMSLGAILKLIRYSMQLTEIPLLQELLSSLIPQVPRFKLMTLTHVAHACAKVALVNEELMDKIIKRLNSEIKTARLKDIERLVYVFANLNIDPNNSVYENVINELRTTWDTSRAREISLFSQTASRILGYLAVLNIYPIDLIKRIMMPEFISNTCNNNYRNLTREYCVLDYSLRVEVPEYDGLLLKPTTVNMLEKKYFQEFFESTLTEASRMKMLLTEVKATCEEMFNNTSDIVVSRPLPHYATPDIIICLDKWDKLMPLEEFLSQFNQGDIIHIDETNSKDLRWIALVLAHPGLLTRNTNLPVGHLAAKLRQLPKIGFTPILMSYIDWTACRTSQQKCDYIRKLIFDTPKLSNM, from the exons ATGAACGTGTTCGCACAGAGGCTAAGTCACTTACGATGCACATATTCCACGCTATTGAGGTTATCCGACAAAAGCGGCTACCTGCGACACACTTTTGCGCCAACAAAACGTAAGTTTGGCATTTTGACGCGGTTACGCGTGCAACATGTAGTGTGCACGTGCAGCACTCCGTGTCGGAGATTCGTGATGCCTATTCCCAATCGTCGCGTCGATGAACGTAATGAGAGGAGAGGCTTAATGGAAAACGTAAAGGAAAACGATTATGcgcataatttgtttttaaattctaCTAATTATGCGAAGAGCACGCTGCAGCAGAGCCTGACATACGCTTACGTGACAAACGAGGAGGCGTTAAAGatcctaaaaataaaatgggaCGAACAGTTGATGACGAGCGAGGAAATGCTGTCAATGGTCAAGAGACTGTCGTATAATATTCGCTGTAGCAACGAGAGGATCGACTCGAGCATGTACGAAAACTTCTTCAACATGCTGTGCAAGCAATGTAAGAATCTGAGTAACGACAGCCTGAAGATACTGATGCGGCATGTAGTGCCATTCTACAACCAATTCTTCAATTGTAGTTTTTACCAAAATCTCTGCCAGCAATTGGATAAGGAGTGTGTGGCACGCTTCGCACACTCAGAGATTAAGATTAACATTAATGAAATGTTGTTGCTCTGTGacataatatatcaaataatgcCTAAATCCGATTCTTCATATATGTGGAATGCCATGAGGAAACTAGGCAACAAGCCTGGTAAGCTTGATCACAACCAATTGGTACAGGTGTTGTTCTTCCTGAATGTGTGTCGGAAACCGCCTATAAATATGTACGAACTCGAGTATCGCTTAGAACAGTGTCTAGATGAATTGTCAATCAATGAAATGGGTGTAGCGTTATTGGGCTTTTTCAAAACCGGCACAAGAATCAGAAGTACCAGTCTTTTGCGACGCATCATAAAGAAGACCATCGCTACCGTCGAGTCTATAGACAGTATGAGTCTCGGAGCGATTCTAAAATTAATACG gtaCAGCATGCAACTCACGGAGATCCCGTTGTTGCAGGAGTTACTATCGTCTTTGATACCACAAGTGCCACGTTTCAAATTAATGACCCTGACACACGTTGCGCACGCGTGCGCGAAAGTCGCGCTGGTCAATGAAGAACTCATGGACAAAATAATCAAAAG ATTGAATAGCGAAATAAAAACCGCAAGATTGAAGGACATTGAGAGACTTGTCTACGTTTTTGCCAACTTGAACATCGATCCGAACAACAGCGTCTACGAGAACGTGATCAATGAACTGAGGACTACTTGGGACACGagcagagcgagagagatatCATT GTTTTCACAAACAGCTTCGCGTATTTTAGGATATCTAGCGGTGCTAAATATCTATCCCATAGATCTGATCAAACGCATCATGATGCCAGAGTTTATCTCCAATACGTGCAACAATAATTACCGTAATCTCAcgcgtgaatattgcgtcctGGATTATAGTCTTCGCGTGGAAGTGCCCGAGTACGATGGGTTACTACTCAAGCCCACTACGGTCAATATGTTAGAGAAG AAATATTTCCAAGAATTTTTTGAGTCCACTTTGACAGAGGCCTCTCGTATGAAGATGCTTCTCACAGAAGTGAAAGCAACATGCGAA GAAATGTTTAACAACACATCGGACATAGTAGTCAGTCGACCATTACCACATTACGCGACGCCAGATATTATCATCTGTCTGGACAAATGGGACAAACTTATGCCACTAGAGGAATTTTTGTCGCAATTTAATCAGGGCGACATTATACACATTGATGAGACAAATTCTAAAGACCTTAGGTGGATCGCCCTTGTTTTGGCACATCCCGGCCTTTTAACACGGAATACCAATTTACCCGTCGGACATTTAGCCGCAAAACTAAGGCAGTTGCCCAAAATTGGATTCACGCCAATCTTG ATGTCGTACATTGATTGGACAGCATGTAGAACATCCCAGCAGAAATGTGATTATATCAGGAAGCTTATATTTGATACGCCAAAATTGTCCAATATGTGA